In one window of Candidatus Woesearchaeota archaeon DNA:
- a CDS encoding ATP-dependent DNA ligase produces the protein MQRRRKYGVKEYAEKVPVRLYLFDILYLEGRLMLKRPYPERRKILEKNVRQSGKIKLAKQIVTSNIKEMQNFFEKSIKKNLEGVIVKSVENKSIYQPGNRGWLWVKWKKEYAEGMRETFDLVVIGSYYGKGQRKGKFGALLCAAYNKKKDTFESFTKVGSGYKDEDLEEINRKLEKIEVKKPLGNVSFNNDMKPDKFYKPQIVIEVLGANITTSPKHTAGKDSGRKGYALRFPRFLNIREDKSALDATTLKEIEKLK, from the coding sequence ATGCAAAGAAGGAGAAAATACGGGGTAAAGGAATATGCTGAAAAGGTTCCTGTGAGGCTTTATCTCTTTGATATACTGTATCTTGAAGGAAGATTGATGCTGAAAAGGCCATATCCCGAAAGACGAAAAATTCTGGAGAAGAATGTAAGGCAGTCCGGTAAAATTAAATTAGCCAAGCAGATAGTGACATCAAATATCAAAGAGATGCAGAATTTCTTTGAAAAGTCGATAAAGAAAAATCTCGAAGGAGTAATCGTGAAATCAGTAGAAAATAAGTCGATATACCAGCCTGGAAACAGAGGCTGGCTGTGGGTGAAATGGAAGAAGGAATATGCAGAAGGAATGAGGGAAACTTTTGACCTTGTTGTGATCGGCAGCTATTATGGAAAAGGGCAAAGAAAAGGCAAATTTGGAGCACTGCTTTGCGCTGCTTACAATAAGAAAAAAGATACGTTCGAAAGCTTTACTAAAGTGGGCAGCGGCTACAAGGATGAGGATTTGGAGGAAATCAACAGGAAACTGGAGAAAATCGAGGTAAAGAAGCCCCTTGGAAATGTTTCCTTCAATAATGACATGAAGCCTGACAAATTCTATAAACCACAGATAGTCATAGAAGTGCTTGGAGCCAATATAACCACCAGCCCGAAGCATACTGCAGGAAAGGATTCGGGCAGGAAGGGATATGCATTGAGGTTTCCGCGCTTCCTTAATATTCGCGAAGATAAAAGCGCTTTGGATGCAACAACACTTAAGGAGATTGAGAAATTGAAATGA